In the Carboxydothermus hydrogenoformans Z-2901 genome, TAAAACCCTCTTTCTGGTGATGTCATTTTTCTTTTGACATAGGTAAAAACCTCTCGGGCAATCCTGGCATATTTTTCTTTTTTCGTCGCTTGATAAGCTTCCAGGTAGGTATACGCTAAAAGGGCATTGTCGTACAGCATTTTTTCAAAATGCGGCACCAGCCACTCCCGGTCAGTGGAGTAACGGTGAAACCCGTATCCTACATGGTCATAAATCCCGCCCCGGGCCATCGCCTCTAAAGTTTTTTCCGCCATAAAAAGAGCTTTTTCTTCACCGGTCCTCTTCCAGTACCGGAGCAGAAAAATAAGATTATGAGGAGTGGGAAACTTGGGCGCTGGCCCAAAACCGCCGTATTCGCTATCAAACCTTCCCAAAAACTCCCGGTAGGCTTTTTCTAATACTTCTTCGGTTAAATCTCCTTTTTTACTTTGCGGTATCGTCTGCATAAATTCATAAAGTCGCTTACTTATTGTAAGAAGTTGCTCCCGGTCAGTCTCCCAGAGTTTCACTATTTCCGTTAAGATCTCCATAAGTCCCGGACGGCCCCACTTAGACCTTTTGGGGAAATAAGTCCCGGCAAAAAACGGTTTTTTCTCCGGAGTCATTATTATGGTAAGAGGCCAGCCTCCCTGTCCCGTCATCGCCTGACAAGCGGTCATATAAATTTGGTCCACATCCGGCCGCTCTTCCCGGTCTACCTTAATGGCCACAAAGTGCTTATTTAATAAATCTGCCACCTCTTCATCCTCAAACGACTCCCGCTCCATCACATGGCACCAGTGGCAGGTAGAGTAACCAATAGAAAGAAAAACCGGCTTATCTTCCATCAGCGCTTTTTTAAAGGCGTCAATCCCCCAGGGATACCAGTCCACCGGATTGTACGCATGCTGCAAAAGATACGGCGACTTTTCGTGGATTAAGCGGTTGGGTTGTCTCATCTTTTTTCACCACCAGGAAAGTTTTAAAGTTAAAAATCTTGAGTAAGGTTAAATCAAATTAAACATTGCTAAAATTGACATTAATAAATTTGAACTTGCGTGAAACAGCCACCCGGGAATTATCGAACCACCTGCTCTTTGTTCATTTATCCATCCTATAATCCAACCAACACTTCCTGTGATTGTAACTATTATAATTATTCCCCATAAACCCACGAAAGAATAAAAAATAAGCCCATGTAAAAGCCCAAATAATAATGCTTGACTAAAATTTGCTATAGTAAATCCAAATTTTGCACTAAGGCGCTTATTAATAAATCCTCTGAACAGTATTTCTTCCGAAAGGCCTGTTTGGATAAAAGAATAAATTAAAGCTGGAAGGAATACTGCTCTACCTTTTCCTGAAAATTG is a window encoding:
- a CDS encoding CPBP family intramembrane glutamic endopeptidase; translated protein: MLQVVVFSLVPFIWWLITAREKENFLHWLGFKRPLITNKKQFFTLFLSSIVLFSLPTIIILPKLVDSSNLAISQFSGKGRAVFLPALIYSFIQTGLSEEILFRGFINKRLSAKFGFTIANFSQALLFGLLHGLIFYSFVGLWGIIIIVTITGSVGWIIGWINEQRAGGSIIPGWLFHASSNLLMSILAMFNLI